In Molothrus ater isolate BHLD 08-10-18 breed brown headed cowbird chromosome 22, BPBGC_Mater_1.1, whole genome shotgun sequence, the following are encoded in one genomic region:
- the THY1 gene encoding thy-1 membrane glycoprotein, giving the protein MNPTVGIAVILTVLQAAHCQMIKDLSACLLGQNLRVDCRYENKTDNPLTYEFSITKDNRKHVIHSTISVSENIYRSRANVTMHKNLVCLHLQSFTTSDEGIYMCELKATNDYTGNQIKNITVIKDKLEKCAGFSLLIQNTSWLLLLLLSLPLLQAVDFVSL; this is encoded by the exons ATGAACCCCACCGTGGGCATCGCCGTCATCCTGACAG tcCTCCAGGCCGCCCACTGCCAGATGATCAAGGACCTGAGTGCCTGCCTGCTGGGCCAGAACCTGCGCGTGGACTGTCGCTATGAGAACAAAACCGACAACCCCCTGACCTACGAGTTCAGCATCACCAAGGACAACAGGAAGCACGTCATCCACAGCACCATCAGCGTCTCCGAGAACATCTACCGGAGCCGAGCCAACGTCACCATGCACAAGAACCTGGTGTGCCTCCACCTGCAGAGCTTCACCACCAGCGATGAGGGCATCTACATGTGCGAGCTGAAGGCCACCAATGACTACACTGGCAATCAGATAAAGAACATCACTGTTATCAAAG ACAAACTGGAGAAATGCGCCGGCTTCAGCCTCTTGATCCAGAACACCTcgtggctcctgctgctgctcctttccctgcctctcctgcaaGCCGTGGACTTCGTGTCCCTGTGA